The DNA region AGGAGAGTGAACATCTTGTGTGGCAAATAAGCTtgtctcacatttttttttctttgcacatCTATTCTCTCTGCAGAGTGTGAACACCCCATAAAACCATCTTACATGATTGGTCACTTTTCAAAGTGCGTGATGCATTGCATGTTGAATCCACTCTTTTCTCCTAAATTGGTAGCGTGCATATGAAAATGATCATACGTGGTACTGCAGACACACACAGCAAATAAAAGGGAATGCAATGTATTGCCCAAATATGTCTACCACAGTAATTACCTTCCCCCCTTCCAAGGGGCAGTCGGCtctttacattctttttttttttttttttttttccagacaagCTATGTCATGCATGATTACCTTCCCAGTGCTTGGAAAACTGAGATTGCAATCTATTGAAGGTTTCCTCCACATGATAAAAATATTAGTTGTAGGCAAATTCTTGACATGATTGATCTGTAAATTTCTGACAAAGATAGTATAAAGTTTAATGGCAGAAAAAAACAGTTTTTCTCAAAGAGTCTGAATTTCAGGTGTGAAAGCCACCAGGGAAGTCACACATTCAGAATACTGTTCTTACAGTTGATCTGATGCTCTTGATGGTTACTACCACCCTACGTTGGGCCTTGGCACTTTCAGCAGTTGGACACTCAAAGTACAATGGAGAGAGGAAAGAGTGTCATTGGTGGCTTTTCACAAAGCTTTCGGCCTCCCCTCTgtcatctatttctctctctgtctgctACAATCGCTCCTTCTTAGCACTTGGCattcccccttctcctcctcctccaccgcCATCATCATCCCCTCCTGCCGAGGGCAACGGTGACGTCTCCGCTTTCCTCTTGGCGCAACCCGGCCGACCGAGGGCGGGCTTCGTGGCGGTGGACGCCAGAGCGTCCAGCTTCAGTTCCAGCTCGGCCAGCCGCTTGTCCTGCTCCACGATGCGCTTCTCCTGGTCGGTGACGCGGAGGTTCTGGGAGGCCAGCCGGCTGGAGAGCTCGGCGGTCAGCTGCTGCTGCTGGGTCAGCTTGCGGCTCTGCTCGTCGGCCGCCTTCCGCACCTCCTGCAGCTCGTTCTTGCAGGCCTGCAGCTCCCTCTTGTGGCTGTTGAAGGATGCCAGCGTGGCCTTGTACTGCGAGTGCAGCTTGGTGAACTGCTCGCGGGATCCCGGCGGCGTCGAGAGTGTGTTGACCTTGAGGCTGCGGCTCGTCAATGCTTTGGTGAAAATGGTGCAAAGGGGAAATGATAGCAAGAAGATGCAAGTCAGTTAAATCCCAAGAAAacacattatttacattttacagCTTGCACTTTCGGAAGTACTCAAAGACAGCAAATGGATTGGAAAAGCATATTGGCTATACAGATCTATATAAGGGTACCAATAGTCCTCAGTTctgaaattcagaaaacatgTTACAGATGAAGTACAGTATCATTCAAACTGTCCAACAATATATTGATCGAAATTAAACTAGGAATTATGATTACATTTGAAGAATACCCATACTTTTAGGCTAATTTCTATATAGAGCATCTGAAAACACAAAATTAAAAGATTCCTTCCTATAAAAAAGATCATacatcaatcattttcaaaatcatcACGTCATCTCTGCACATCTTTCATGGGCAATAATCTGAACCAAGGGGCTTACACGACAGTGAGTGATTGGCAAGGTTGGACAGCCGGACTTCCACACCAGACTTCTTCTTCAGGTCAGGGACGATCTTCTCGTCAAAGTGCTCCATGGCCATCGAGGAGAGATCCCGCAGCTCCTGCAGGAGCTCGTGGGTACGAGGAGGGTCCTTGGTGGTTTTCACCAGGTGCAGTACTCTGAAGGCTTCATCTATGACCTGAGTATGTGTTGGAATGAGATAGGGGGCAGGGTGAAGGGAGATGATTGAAGCACAACATTTTACAGCAGGACAAGGTGGGCATAAGATATAAAATTACCAAGATTTGGAATATTTACACAGATAAAtgccattttgaatattttgaaaggTCGGCATCaccttaagaaaaaaaaaaatcttctcaacGATGCTGTACTCATTAGACAACAAGAACTATTCTAGAAGATATTATTAAGATTATCTCATCTATTtaattacttttttgtttttcagcagctttaatcTTAAATATTTGAACTTTATGAGAAAGgatatctgtttttgcatttatacccTACATATGTATACCAATTGGAGAGGCATGATTGATGTGACAAACACCGATAGGCACAAAGGCGAGAATTTATAAAGACAGTGTAAAGCTGTTTCATGGAATTTGCAAGTTTTGACTGCATACCCCAGGTAAATGAACATGacaacataacacacacaccATAGTGTAAGACATATAATATGCAAGGCATGCCTACTTCAAGTTTGTCTAAGGTCCATGGACTAAATCTAAATCGATTTGACCCAATTCTTGAAAATGGGCAAGGGCAACTTTAACCACCAGGTAAATACTATCTTCACTCATGCTCACACAAAGGCAGACAAAGATGATAGAATATTTCAATATTCTCATCTTCAGAAGCAGGTGGCAGATTGCTCACAGTTAATGGAATAATTGCATCCCTTAATAGCTGAAGCAGATGGCTTGCTGATCCATACCTTCGAGGTGTTATATTCTGATTTGAACTGTAATCCCCATGCAacatttttggggaaaaaatgcacCTGGGGTCTAGCTCTGCTCCTACTCTTATACTGGAAGATATGAACCTGGatgattttgcagaaaatttttccattttccatgCATATATTTCCCTGCATCACTTCCTAGGCTTTCATGTAGAGAGCAAACATGAGGAATGCAGTTCCAAAAGCAAACAGCTGCAATTTTTCAGCAAATCAAACTGATGCTTGCATAACATTATTTGAATCATCATATTTGATgccatatgattttttttttttcagggaatgcaaaagagggaaaagaaatgaaggtattatgtttcattttcattggtATTGGATATTAATTAAAATGGCTTCTGTGCAAATGTCTGCATGTGAAAAGCCTTATCATATCaggatacatgtacttgtagcaTTTGATTCTCATTGAGCCTACTCATTCAATATGCCACAAAGATCTTATCTGTAAAATGATTATTAGTCGTAGGCAAACCAATTGGCCTGACCAATCTTTTAATATCACGAGATGATCATAATATACCATAAGATGATTGTGCTCACCTTTCCCGGTATGAAGCAGCAGAGCTGGAGGTCAATGTACTTGGTGTAAGTCATTGCCAGCAGCGAGAGTCTGGTCTCCACGGCGGACAGGATGTCGCAGTGCCTGGCGAGGGGGTGCATGCGCCGCTCAGACTCCCGCCGTGGCAGCTGGGCCTTCAGCTCCTTGGCACACTGGCTGTGGTACCGGTCTAGCTTGGTGAAGCCCTGGTTCAAGACCTGCTGCCCGATGCGGTTAAATCGCCGGCATAGCTGAAACAGATGGAGAGTCAGCATAGAGCagtgttaacccgttgaagatcaGTCCTGAgcatactcgagcaggtgtctttgggaaatgtgtgttatagcaaaatcactCCGTCCTAAATAGATCAGGGGAGAATGAAACCTAAATACCTAATGTGGatagagtgaatgcagcaatatcaagtagagcacatcagtgaagtttgaggaaaatcagacgatctgttcaaaagtttgaGTTTATAAAGTTTCGGTGccgtcattgctggatgagaagaataCAGCATTTCATGATGACATGCATGGACaaggatataaagaaaatacaaagagaatttgacaagtttgattttaatttgttaCTTAAAGCCAACTTTAGCATGTCAAGGCACTCTCAAGCAAAATCCATACTATGAAGATTTATTCTAAAATTTTTACTATTGAAGACATGActaaataatataataatgtatgGGCTCATAGATCTGAAATCTTTGGTAATACCCATGACAGTACCTTAGATCATAGTGTATGGAATCTAGCTATGAGAAAATTGGGTCAGTGAGTCTAATGATATCTCTCACAACAGTCACAAGTTTGTGTTAGATCTAATTGCTCATAGGTTACTATGATGCTTACGACAATTGTAATATAAAAGGTTATTACTAGGTATAAGAATAGTATACAAGGTGCTGGCTCTCTTATGCAGCAGCAACAAGATTTCAAGACTTTAATTTCTGTCGGTATATTGGGTTATCAATGCCACATCTGCCATGTTAAGGTGCTTTTGTtacatgtaaacaaaaacaactgaTGTCTGTTGTTTATTAACAACAGACATCAGTTGTTTATCACGGATCCTGTTTTTCtttcggtttgtttgtttcatctgtGCATGGGAgtgatgatgaaaagatatgtGTCAAAAGGAATTAATGACTGTTCACAGGAGCTGTGTCTGGTTTGTGGCTACAAGACCCTCTAAATCAAGATCTAAAAATGTTATACTTTATTCACAGACAACAAATGTATTACACCTGGAACTCAATGTAAACTTGGTAATGAATCCAAACAGCTTTTGCCAGGAAAAGACATATTGTGAGCAAGTCCATTACAGCAGTTCACACCATTAAGTCATGCTATCATATGGGTACATTTCTCATTAAAGTAAATCCGAATGGCATACAACTGAGATATTTTGGAGAAGtggtattgttttatttttaaaaacCTAGTTTCTTACACCCACTACAGTTGATTTATTTGCTTATTGCACTAGTGCGAAGAGTCTTTGAGCCCAACAAAAGacatattcattaaaaaaaaaaaaatcaaatttgttcaCTTTTCAGTAAGAAGGCATGAAAACCCTAAATGTCTTCATAACAAACACTGCACCAACATTCCAACTGAATATCAAATGGAATGACTGAAGGTTGGgggttcaagttcaagttcaggTTGGAACCCTGGAtaatatcagggaggtgagacaaaacaCCTCCCTGATAATATCGCATCAAAAGCCTGTATACTGTTTGTGGAGGAGTCCCAAGAAGAAGTTTCAGCTATAGATCGCATTATGGATCCTGCTGAACCGTATTTATGCAAGAGTGGCATGTGACAGATGCACTATTCAAAACATGTCCCATATTGATATGGGTGACTAACATGGAGCCTGTTGCACACACTTGGTATGAGACTTCAGAGTTGTGGGGGGCACATCTAATATTTCTGGTATTGGTTGCCTAGCTATTTAAAGGGAAAGCACAGTGTTCAGAAGGGCTTTTAATTCATCTTCAACCACTTGGACTTTGCTTGCAATATGGCGAAAGGGTCTTCCATAAAATCTGTCCAGCTGCAAAGATAATGAGCTGTTTGGattattttgagatcaaaagtgtaaaatacaattgtacatgtagttccgATCATAGTAGATGACTTTTATACATGAAGTGTCCTCCCTGCTCAGTAGTGGGTATTAAAGGAGAATGTTATGTAACAACAAATCCTAGCAGTTAGTATTTCCCAACAACTGCATATGATTCACTCTCACACGTAAGATTGACGGATACTGCTGCGGCCTGCTTTGTGATTGATAATAAGCATTACAGTGCTGTACGTAGCCATGATTGGGTATGCTCTGAGATTGCAATACTTCTGGCATACCTTCTatgctaatatttcacattttcattgttcattttcagcttcagttcagtttcattgcaactgaaaTTGTGCTATCACAGCATTATTTAACATTATTGTAtatgagggagaaagatttgcggtgacaccatgtgtgtAGTCCTTAAgcggatcgttgtttggcagaagagcctagaaagaggaaaTTGAAGAGGGAGCGACATATGGTGgttgtaaggagggcaaaaagtgaagagtgggggacagtaatgggctagaagttgaagttgcactagtggagacagtaaagaaaggaacagagagagtggtaaggaagaatagagt from Diadema setosum chromosome 1, eeDiaSeto1, whole genome shotgun sequence includes:
- the LOC140229199 gene encoding F-box only protein 28-like; this translates as MADDIPSTSAAGNDEDSLATLQSVPDVVLSHVLSYLSYERISQLRSLCRRFNRIGQQVLNQGFTKLDRYHSQCAKELKAQLPRRESERRMHPLARHCDILSAVETRLSLLAMTYTKYIDLQLCCFIPGKVIDEAFRVLHLVKTTKDPPRTHELLQELRDLSSMAMEHFDEKIVPDLKKKSGVEVRLSNLANHSLSSLTSRSLKVNTLSTPPGSREQFTKLHSQYKATLASFNSHKRELQACKNELQEVRKAADEQSRKLTQQQQLTAELSSRLASQNLRVTDQEKRIVEQDKRLAELELKLDALASTATKPALGRPGCAKRKAETSPLPSAGGDDDGGGGGGEGGMPSAKKERL